From the Gymnogyps californianus isolate 813 chromosome 2, ASM1813914v2, whole genome shotgun sequence genome, one window contains:
- the CCDC166 gene encoding coiled-coil domain-containing protein 166, with the protein MASKTKQMKQDSMRAGKNKQGVRTKNGDISKGISDMEILVKERKLYLQKEYKILTEQMNTYMGRVEHFLQENKFLEKEAQRNQEESNAYLSYITKHSQKCQNLIITLNDQNHTDLSQVWTQKEKLISEYTEKEKEVRSSLMNMETKYALMNKEVEDLQPFKDPSVQLEQMKKIKELEKELLVTKIQHSDEMHKIKSRFLQAKADCEKDFHQKIQVLAKRAEAAAIQSLIQHIKQVKAENWRLRKELLRLIQYSKILKETKVQLREQRQQLLWENQYTRDMAHMRHWLHQHEAHNANGETYGCHSPFRCVH; encoded by the coding sequence ATGGCATCCAAGACAAAGCAGATGAAACAAGACTCCATGCGTGCTGGGAAAAATAAGCAAGGAGTAAGAACCAAGAATGGAGATATATCCAAAGGAATAAGTGACATGGAAATACTTGTCAAAGAGAGGAAATTGTACTTGCAGAAGGAATACAAGATTCTCACTGAACAGATGAACACATACATGGGAAGAGTGGAGCATttcctgcaggaaaataaattcctaGAAAAGGAAGCCCAACGGAATCAGGAAGAGAGCAACGCTTACCTCTCTTACATAACAAAACACAGCCAGAAGTGCCAGAATCTGATAATAACATTAAATGACCAGAATCACACCGATCTGTCTCAAGTCTGGACGCAGAAAGAGAAGCTAATCTCAGAgtatacagaaaaagagaaggaggtAAGGAGCTCTCTGATGAATATGGAGACAAAGTACGCTCTTATGAACAAGGAGGTTGAAGACCTGCAGCCTTTCAAAGATCCATCTGTTCAGCTGGAACAgatgaaaaagattaaagagctggagaaggaattGTTGGTCACAAAGATACAGCATTCAGATGAAATGCACAAAATCAAGAGCAGATTTCTGCAGGCCAAGGCTGACTGTGAGAAGGACTTTCATCAGAAGATCCAAGTTCTCGCCaagagagcagaagcagcagcgaTACAATCTCTAATTCAGCATATCAAACAAGTAAAAGCAGAGAACTGGCGTCTGCGCAAGGAATTGCTCAGACTCATCCAATACTCAAAAATCCTTAAAGAAACCAAAGTTCAACTgagagagcagaggcagcagcttctTTGGGAGAACCAATACACTCGGGACATGGCACACATGCGCCACTGGTTACACCAGCATGAGGCACACAATGCAAATGGCGAAACCTATGGCTGTCACAGCCCGTTCAGATGTGTCCATTAA